Proteins co-encoded in one Candidatus Schekmanbacteria bacterium genomic window:
- a CDS encoding MoaD/ThiS family protein has translation MPEIEVRVYATLQKYVPKQDLKTGNKMSIDGNTTIKSLLDNLGIPVEETKIIIVNGVHAELDTVLKDGDRVAIFPPVAGG, from the coding sequence TGCCGGAAATTGAAGTGAGAGTTTATGCGACACTTCAAAAATATGTGCCGAAACAGGACCTGAAGACAGGCAATAAGATGTCGATTGACGGAAATACTACCATAAAGTCCTTGCTTGATAATCTTGGAATACCTGTTGAGGAGACAAAAATAATTATAGTAAATGGTGTTCATGCCGAGCTTGACACAGTCCTTAAAGATGGTGATAGAGTAGCCATCTTTCCTCCTGTTGCAGGCGGGTGA